AAGCACCTAAGATATTATTTTGAGTAAGAGAATGTGATAAAATCGAAAACCAAGCTCTCAAAAGTTGGTACCTGTTCCCTGTGGATCAGCATCACAGCCATTAGTTAGATGGATGTCAGGTGAATCAATTATGTAGTCGTTACTTTTAAtgttgtggaattctgaagcTTCGTGTGCAAAAGGACGATCCCTGATAGGTTTGGGAATGGTACGAGATTTACTGGTTGATGTCTCACTAAGAGCATACACTTTTACATCATGATCACTTTGAGAATTTTCCAGCAGTTTCAGCCCACCAAATTCAGCAGTTCCATAACATGGCTTCTCATCATATCCGATCAATTCAGCTTCcatctttttactttttctaagCACTTCCTCCAGTGACTTTGTTTTGGATTTGTAACCTTGAGCCTACACCATGAGAGCCAATGAGAAGAAGGGACCAAGATTAGAAGGCAATGGCCCGACTTTGCACATAATCAATTTTATGGTAAAATCAAATAACTCTTGAggagaatataaaataaagaaaaaacaataaagtatatatatccgaaagagaaaaaaagggaaGGATTTACTGTTACAGCTCAGTGTAGAAGAAAGCAGAAAAATGTGAGAACTAATACAATTAGCACCAAATTGTATTCTAAAGAATCACCTTCAGACACTCGGATAGTTGTCTTGCAGCCATTCTCCTGGCAACCTTTCCGCTGATGTTGGTGGCTGAAGCAGTGGCACAGACCTTTCCTTCATCCACTTTAGCTTCAACTATGAATTTTCCGTCTCtctttgaagaagaaaactgCACCTCCCAGTTATAGGATTGGCAGAGTTCATGAAGTTCCCTAAGAGGATTCATTTGCAGCTTCGAGAAACTAATAATAGGGTCCAGCAAGGACAGCATTATCTTCCAAACATGGTTCAAATCGAATCCTGTGTCAAGAAATACGGCGCCCATACAAGACTCGACCAAGTCACCAAGAGCCTGAATGAACACAATTGAATTACAACAGAATCAGTTGCAATTGCTTCTATTAGAATGAAGAAAAGTTTTAGTAGTTCAATAGAAGGCAAACAATTACCCAATGAATTCACTTAGAATAACATGAACAGTAATTGTACACAATACTTTATTCATGTACAAGCAATTACTTATACAGGAGTTAATCCCTCTGTCACGATAGCATATTTAGTTTGATTTGAGAATTTCAGATATCTCCAACATTTTGGTTCATAAACtcattttgcaaaaaatcagacagtataagaatttttatgatataagattttagaaaatctgtgagaaaataaaacagtGTCAAACTGAAAGAGTTTTTGGGCCTAATAGTTGTGTTGCAGTATATATGCTCCAGAGAACATTACACATGCCATGTTCAGAATATATTTCTAGAAGACAGAggtacaatattaatatattaaggaTCCACGTGTCAccattttcatatttcaacACAGGGGGGCTCATAAAATAAGGTACCGTGGATGTTAATGCTAGAATCTTACTCCGAAGAATTATCAACTTATCAAGCAGAATCATCAATCACACAAACAGGACCAAAAAAGGTCCAATTTAAGCCAAAGATATCAGATGAATAAGGAATAGTCTTGTTGTGTATATGGGCAAATCAAGCAGAAAATAAGAACCTTTGGGCAAGTTTTCTCTTCAATGCGCCCTTTCCCTGTTGCTGAGCTTCCAATGTTGTTCACATACTTGGTCATTGTTTCACGGAGAACACTAGAATcgcaaataataaatttgtgaaAGGACCATCTTCCAGCCACATCAGCAAATGAAATGTTGTTCACTGATACTGATCTTAGATCTGTTAACTGGCCTGGTTTTAAGTTCGGATACACCGAATACAGATAGGAAGTGATCAAATAATCCAAGACAGCATCTCCAAGAAATTCAAGTCTCTGGTTCAAGCAATCCAACATATATTAGGCACCAACAATTAGAAATTTTAACAATTCAGAGTGGGTTGGACTTGGACATTAGTGCATACCTGGTAACAACCTCCCAAATGATTGTTGAAAGATGGATGAACAAAGGCCTGAATGAGCAAACCCTTGTGGGCGAACTTGTATCCTAGAAGATCTTCAAGGGCATTAACATCCATCTGATCAGCAAGTGGCAGAAATGCCTTGCTAGCAGAGCAGATATTATCAATCTCCGAACGCATGAAATCTACTTCTATGCCGAGCCAATTAAGAAATGCAGTTGCAGCTTTGAAGCCACTGTCAACTATAAAAGCTCCAACAAGTGCCTCAACAACATCTGCAACAGTCTTGTTATGCAACCAGTGATGACATTTGTTGCATCTTACTTCGGCATTTGCACTATTTTTCTTGTCATAACTCCGAGGGTGAATTGTTTTCTCAGTTTCCTTGTTGCAACTTATAGAACAAGAACGGCCAAATGCAAAGAATTGGTCAGCCTCAAATGACTGATCGCGTATATATACCtgagatatattttttgttaaaatgaacaggataaaaaaataaccaaaaaatacCATTGACAAGCATtttcacaaatattaaaatttgaatgccCCACCTTTTCTGTCTTTCACAATGTCCCgaatctgaaattttttttattaaccaaGTTCATGACATGAGTAGACATAAATCATGAAGAACATCTCTTTGTTTTGTTAAGCtatataatcttaaaattaaacaaatgaaGCAATTCAAGTTAAATGAATTATGCAACCCATAGCTCCAAGGGGAAGATAGATATGCATATGCAAGAGAATTTGTTCAAACAAGGAGAGCCAAATTATTCGCCCCCATGATACTATGGTTAATTAACTTAtatcatcaaatcaaattagaaTGAGACTTATAACACCACAAAGAACTATAACAAGGACTATAACAAAAGCGTAAAATAGTGAAACTTAAGTGTTAACTTTATGTTGGAGATTCCTTTTCATTGTCTATTATTCCTTTTTCCATTATCATACATAGGTTTGTAGTCTTTTTACCATTATTCAAGACCTACTAATTTCATATGCAATTTGACAGACAAGTAAAACTATCAGTTATATATTCAGTCAAGAATTTTCTACCCTTGtccatttttctattttttcaccATATGCAACAAAGACATCATCGTTTTTGTATGGTCAAGTATCTTTTATCCTTAGGAAACATGAGTTACcctttttcttgttgtttAGTTGTATTAATATATGGGCCCTGGTTTCTTTCAATTACCAAGCCTCTATAGGTTTGCCATAGGCATGTCACTGGATGTTTGCTACTTTTGTACTTTACTTTATCCACCATTGCTTCGAGTTTTGACCAAGTATAAATCCTGCTATAGATCTTTTTGCTGCAATGTCTATAACAAGAAAACTATACCAGAGGGGTATTACACAGTCAACCATATTTAAATCCCTTAGTTATAAGCTCAAATTCATGCTTGAGAACTACTGAACCAAAGCACGAGGAGTTGTTAAGACTTGAGGATAATTTCAGCATTTCACATTCTTTACATTTGAAAGGTAATTATTTTCCAGAACCAAATTATCCATGATAAATGGATAACATTTAACAATACTCacttttcccaaaaaaatgcTCCTATTTCCACTTTGGGATGTGAATCAGGTGATGATATctcatttcttaaaaatcaaattcttccTGCCAAAGTACCCACACGCTTAGCATAAAGATGCAACTTGACTAATTTTTCATCactacttttaaaaaaaaaactgtgaAGATACCCAAAACTCCATTTCAATCCAAAATGGACAATTCAAggagtataatatatttttcagtgaAAAGAATCAAGGTAACTATGTGGTCTATATCTTTGTAAGAAGAAATTACAAGTCATGTCAAAAATAGCAACTACTCGTACCGCCAGATTCATCAAAAAGTGTATTAGACCTGAAAAATCAACTTATTTCTGCACATGCGGAGCATTTACCTGTAAATTGTTCCTTGTCGCCAGCTTGAGTAAATTAGAATTGTTGACAATGTTGGAACGCTTTCTAGTTAGTTGTCCTTCATCTAAGGCATCATGCTTGAGAAAAAGATGTCTACCAACTGCAAACTTGAGAAATGCATCTCCAAGCACTTCAAGCCTCTCAAGAGAAAAGTGTTCATAGCATCTTTCTGTTGTGAGAGCTTCAAGAATCTGATCCAATTTCAAGTTAATCATCAGCACATTACAAATGTGTGTAGTCACAGAAAAAAGAACATCTTGCACTAGATAATTTAACGGTGGAAGAACCCACCTACTAAGTTATctaacttaataaaaaattgacagaCCAATCCTAATATGAATCTTACACGTTCAGCAGTAACTTCTGCTCCCTCAGGGAATGAAGCAACCAATTTCTCCTTCAACTCAATGGCCACAAGAAAGCTTTCAAGTCGGTGCAAAATTGATGGTAACAGGGACAATGAACTTCcaatatcttttgaaaaaccaATAACTTTCAACTGACAAATTTCGGGAGGCAATTCAATGAAGTGTTCCTCTTTCTCTCGCCATTCTTCTAAATATCAGCAAACAAATAAGCCAACATGACCAATACGTAAGTAAAGTGTGGAGGGAAAGAAAATCAGCCTTCGCAAAATATACAAATGTGAACATGCACATGTAGACAAAGCAATTAATGCCAAGAATACAGGCACATACTGTTTACAAATTCTTTTACATATTGCTTTTATGAACCAGTTAATTGTTGACAAAAGGTTTTACATATTGCTTTCTTAAACCAGGAAGGCAGCCTGCTTGGCATAGTACACCTGTTAACTCAGCAGGCACCAAACAAACTGTGAGCAGCATGTCCTATCCAAAAGGACAGCACGATTAACTGATTCCTCTCCAAAATAAGATGGAGGGAGCTTTATCTTCCAGGATATTTGAGAAGCATACACAGGAATAACATGTGCAGGACATGTAAGTCATCAACAAGCAAAATCAGGTGACAGCTTTGTGATGATGGAAGCATTAGGCCTACAGCAAGCCATTTTAGCTAGATCCGAGCTTAACATAGCCTATCCAATTCCGCAGCgctttgtttggtttcattttcagCCCATCTCTGGATGGGCCAAAACATGCCAAACGTTTGCCCTCATGCACAAACATCTTGGTGTTTTTCTCTCATTtggcataaatacatatatatatatatatatatatatatatatacatgcacaAAATAATCCAGTTTGATACCCACAAATTCTCTGCTTCTGCAGCTGCCTTTGTGTAGCAGCAAGTATTACAGTTAAGTTAGGCAATCTTCCGGGCCCAGGATTATTGTACAGCAGGAAAGTATGATCAGTTAGGTAACATCTCTAAAGCTTCCTGCACTTAGCTAATGTTGAATCATGTTCTTCAGACAAAGCTGTTGTCAAGAAATCACATAGGAAAATTCTACTTTTGGCCATTGACCACTATAACAATACTGCATTGTTTCTTTACATCGTCTAAGCACATCAGAGAATGAGGGCTATTAGTTGGTCAATGGTCAATTTAGCTCAAAAGctcagaaaaattttaaaacaattgTTTCCAGTGTTTCAGAAGAGGTGTTCGCCTGGAATCCTTGGGCTATAACACAGGTTAAAATGGCTAAGGTTTGTCTCATAAGCAGTTTGGCATATTTGATTACCCCAATCTTGGATTTGAAAACTCTTCACACACATTAAACTCTTATTTCTCTAAACAAGAAAAGTGGTATACAGTGAAAAAGCTCTGCCAATTTATTATCCTACCTAGTATAACCCACCACTGCTGCATTCAAACTCCAaaagaagatatcaattaGATATTTAGATCATTAAGAAACAAAAGTACCTTATGCATATTGACAAGCTTAATTTAATTCACAGTATATGATTGACAGTCGAACACAAAAAGAAACTATACCTGAATGTTTCTTCTTTCGCAGTAAGTTGTCCAAAACAAAAAGCTGTTTGGCTTTCAAAAGGGGTTGATCAGGGTATGAAAGATGAATATCAAACCTATGAAGTAAAATTTGAACCATCACAAAgtgcagaagaagatattactGCCAGGGACAAATATACTACAAAGAAGTGCATAGATAAggaaaatctcatttttggtTCCATAACTTAGTCATtgttcacttttggtcccaatAAAGTGACAATAACTTACATTTTTTCTCACTTTCGTCCTACCGTTAAATATTTAAGTGAAACGGCCATGTGATTATCACATGCTTGCTTAGTGGACATTTTGAAGGGAATGCTGGCATGTGAGAGGGATGTGCTTTGTTTTTTAAGCCAACAGACTCCCTAAAGCCCTAACGCCTAAATTTCCTTTTCCCAAATCTCTCTAGAAAAATTCTAACCTGaacctattttctttttcaattctcACATCTCAGCTACATCTTAATCATAAACAACCGGAGAATCGGAGAagaaccaaattttttttcaactgGAGAATCGAAgaacttgatttttttcaaatctcACCTCTTACGCTTTCTTACCACAATAGCAGCATTTGAGTCACTTGTTGAAGCCATATTGTCAACTGGGAAGCTCAATTCTTGCAAGTTTGGAAGAACTCGAATGGTGGGAGCCctaattctgtaattttccCTCTCTTTTGCCAAAATCAGCAGTTATAATCCCTCAAAAACCGAACCATATGCCTCTTACATGCTAGCATTTCCTCCAAACTGCCCTGACTTAACGGCCGTGAGCATCACATTGACATTTCCgtcaaatatttaacaacagGACAAAAGTATGAAAAGTGAGAAAATTGTAAGTTATTGTCCTTGATTCCCGTAATCAttgagaccaaaagtgaacAAAGCCGaagttataggaccaaaacTGAGATAGCTCGGAAATATTATGCCAAAACTGAGGTACAGACTCTGACCAAATGATTGAGAATTGAATGCATGTGAACCTCAAAAGAAGTTTCGCAATTAACATAGTAATGTTCTGATCTCGAACCATCAAGCTTGAGAAGagctaatttaatttgtttatgtaGATAGTAATAACAGCAAGTATCCATGCTTGTGAACAAAGTTAATATAAGAGAGGAAATTGTTTAGAGAAAATTGAATCTAACTACCGATCCAACACCTATCCAaaatacaaatgaaataattacagCATAATTACTGAGATTATCGCTGCAactaatgtaaaatatttttatgttcatATCCACTGCAGTTGTCATTAGGTTTCATGAATGTACCTAAGCAAACTAAACCTCAGGTGGATTCTAAGAGCTTACTATGATCTTGATGCAAGTTCTTTTTACATGGAAGCAATTTCAGTTCAGAGTACATTAGCTCTCCTCCGCTAACTCTACTTAACATACCAATTCTAATACAAAAGCTAGAATTTAGTTAACACATGAAATTTCAAGTAACTTATACATTACCATTTTCCTAAAATCCAGAACTTTTGCAGAACAGTAACTGAAGATCAAAGGAAACAGGAGCAAGGAAGGACTTACATTTCAGTGTAGTGCTCCACATGACTTTTTGAGTCATTATACAAGCTGTATCCACTTTTCTCTGGCAAAATATccgaaatgaagaaaaatatatctttgCAAGGGACATACACCAAACTGTTCACAACGTCATGTACACTTTTCTGACCATTGGCAAGATGCAAATAGTTTTTAACTTGAGAGGTCTCATCACCCCCGCCAATGCCAGGGTGTCTGAAAATTGGAGATGACAAACATCTGTTGACCAGTGTCCAGTCTACAGAGATTTTATCATCCTCATGCTGGATAACAGGAAGCAACAGGTAGCAGGTTGAGGAACTCAACTCGTAGACATCATTATTTTCGAGTGAG
This Sesamum indicum cultivar Zhongzhi No. 13 linkage group LG5, S_indicum_v1.0, whole genome shotgun sequence DNA region includes the following protein-coding sequences:
- the LOC105162381 gene encoding dicer-like protein 4 isoform X2, with the protein product MTPQILLHNLSHCFIKIEFISLLIFDECHYAQLESNHPYAEIMKIFYKMDVAKLPRIFGMTASPKLGKGGSIDGLEALLRAKVYSVEDKDELEKFVTSPKVNVYYYGSNENSNSSPHMIYTVKLEEIKHQCMLALRMNLLDPIILRSTKKLLQKLHCNLIFCLENLGLWGALQASYIFLKGDYYENTELVEAEESCTDGNLCNKYLHQAASVLATDCMGDGMEADLSCVDVLKEPYFSRKLLRLIGILSSFRLQPDMKCIIFVNRIVTARSLSYILRNLKFLNSWKCGFLVGVHAGLVSRKSTNIILEKFRSGELNLLVATKVGEEGLDIQTCCLVIRFDLPETVSSFIQSRGRARMPQSEYAFLVNRGNLRELNLIEHFKKDEAQMNEEISLRKSHTPITDFEEITYKVDNTGATISSILSISLLHRYCSQLPHDEYFNPKPQFFYYDDADGMVCNIILPANAPIHQIVSSPQPSTEAAKKDACLKACKALHEVGALTDYLLPEQDDKYDESSEELCDSDGTDEDESRAELHEMLVPAALRKPWREVENSTYFYSYYIKFCPNPVDRAYRRFGLFMKEPLPEEAGKMKVDLCLARGRMVMTQLIPSGTARFDKDEIAAAEMFQKMFLKIILDRHQFIPEYVSLENNDVYELSSSTCYLLLPVIQHEDDKISVDWTLVNRCLSSPIFRHPGIGGGDETSQVKNYLHLANGQKSVHDVVNSLVYVPCKDIFFFISDILPEKSGYSLYNDSKSHVEHYTEMFDIHLSYPDQPLLKAKQLFVLDNLLRKKKHSEWREKEEHFIELPPEICQLKVIGFSKDIGSSLSLLPSILHRLESFLVAIELKEKLVASFPEGAEVTAERILEALTTERCYEHFSLERLEVLGDAFLKFAVGRHLFLKHDALDEGQLTRKRSNIVNNSNLLKLATRNNLQVYIRDQSFEADQFFAFGRSCSISCNKETEKTIHPRSYDKKNSANAEVRCNKCHHWLHNKTVADVVEALVGAFIVDSGFKAATAFLNWLGIEVDFMRSEIDNICSASKAFLPLADQMDVNALEDLLGYKFAHKGLLIQAFVHPSFNNHLGGCYQRLEFLGDAVLDYLITSYLYSVYPNLKPGQLTDLRSVSVNNISFADVAGRWSFHKFIICDSSVLRETMTKYVNNIGSSATGKGRIEEKTCPKALGDLVESCMGAVFLDTGFDLNHVWKIMLSLLDPIISFSKLQMNPLRELHELCQSYNWEVQFSSSKRDGKFIVEAKVDEGKVCATASATNISGKVARRMAARQLSECLKAQGYKSKTKSLEEVLRKSKKMEAELIGYDEKPCYGTAEFGGLKLLENSQSDHDVKVYALSETSTSKSRTIPKPIRDRPFAHEASEFHNIKSNDYIIDSPDIHLTNGCDADPQGTGASLTVSAKSRLYEICAANCWKPPLFECWKETGPSHIKEFIFKIVMEIEELPNQIFEFYGEPRMRKKDAAEHAAQGALWYLKQEGYIWDKKLDR
- the LOC105162381 gene encoding dicer-like protein 4 isoform X4, with the translated sequence MKCIIFVNRIVTARSLSYILRNLKFLNSWKCGFLVGVHAGLVSRKSTNIILEKFRSGELNLLVATKVGEEGLDIQTCCLVIRFDLPETVSSFIQSRGRARMPQSEYAFLVNRGNLRELNLIEHFKKDEAQMNEEISLRKSHTPITDFEEITYKVDNTGATISSILSISLLHRYCSQLPHDEYFNPKPQFFYYDDADGMVCNIILPANAPIHQIVSSPQPSTEAAKKDACLKACKALHEVGALTDYLLPEQDDKYDESSEELCDSDGTDEDESRAELHEMLVPAALRKPWREVENSTYFYSYYIKFCPNPVDRAYRRFGLFMKEPLPEEAGKMKVDLCLARGRMVMTQLIPSGTARFDKDEIAAAEMFQKMFLKIILDRHQFIPEYVSLENNDVYELSSSTCYLLLPVIQHEDDKISVDWTLVNRCLSSPIFRHPGIGGGDETSQVKNYLHLANGQKSVHDVVNSLVYVPCKDIFFFISDILPEKSGYSLYNDSKSHVEHYTEMFDIHLSYPDQPLLKAKQLFVLDNLLRKKKHSEEWREKEEHFIELPPEICQLKVIGFSKDIGSSLSLLPSILHRLESFLVAIELKEKLVASFPEGAEVTAERILEALTTERCYEHFSLERLEVLGDAFLKFAVGRHLFLKHDALDEGQLTRKRSNIVNNSNLLKLATRNNLQVYIRDQSFEADQFFAFGRSCSISCNKETEKTIHPRSYDKKNSANAEVRCNKCHHWLHNKTVADVVEALVGAFIVDSGFKAATAFLNWLGIEVDFMRSEIDNICSASKAFLPLADQMDVNALEDLLGYKFAHKGLLIQAFVHPSFNNHLGGCYQRLEFLGDAVLDYLITSYLYSVYPNLKPGQLTDLRSVSVNNISFADVAGRWSFHKFIICDSSVLRETMTKYVNNIGSSATGKGRIEEKTCPKALGDLVESCMGAVFLDTGFDLNHVWKIMLSLLDPIISFSKLQMNPLRELHELCQSYNWEVQFSSSKRDGKFIVEAKVDEGKVCATASATNISGKVARRMAARQLSECLKAQGYKSKTKSLEEVLRKSKKMEAELIGYDEKPCYGTAEFGGLKLLENSQSDHDVKVYALSETSTSKSRTIPKPIRDRPFAHEASEFHNIKSNDYIIDSPDIHLTNGCDADPQGTGASLTVSAKSRLYEICAANCWKPPLFECWKETGPSHIKEFIFKIVMEIEELPNQIFEFYGEPRMRKKDAAEHAAQGALWYLKQEGYIWDKKLDR
- the LOC105162381 gene encoding dicer-like protein 4 isoform X1, which translates into the protein MTPQILLHNLSHCFIKIEFISLLIFDECHYAQLESNHPYAEIMKIFYKMDVAKLPRIFGMTASPKLGKGGSIDGLEALLRAKVYSVEDKDELEKFVTSPKVNVYYYGSNENSNSSPHMIYTVKLEEIKHQCMLALRMNLLDPIILRSTKKLLQKLHCNLIFCLENLGLWGALQASYIFLKGDYYENTELVEAEESCTDGNLCNKYLHQAASVLATDCMGDGMEADLSCVDVLKEPYFSRKLLRLIGILSSFRLQPDMKCIIFVNRIVTARSLSYILRNLKFLNSWKCGFLVGVHAGLVSRKSTNIILEKFRSGELNLLVATKVGEEGLDIQTCCLVIRFDLPETVSSFIQSRGRARMPQSEYAFLVNRGNLRELNLIEHFKKDEAQMNEEISLRKSHTPITDFEEITYKVDNTGATISSILSISLLHRYCSQLPHDEYFNPKPQFFYYDDADGMVCNIILPANAPIHQIVSSPQPSTEAAKKDACLKACKALHEVGALTDYLLPEQDDKYDESSEELCDSDGTDEDESRAELHEMLVPAALRKPWREVENSTYFYSYYIKFCPNPVDRAYRRFGLFMKEPLPEEAGKMKVDLCLARGRMVMTQLIPSGTARFDKDEIAAAEMFQKMFLKIILDRHQFIPEYVSLENNDVYELSSSTCYLLLPVIQHEDDKISVDWTLVNRCLSSPIFRHPGIGGGDETSQVKNYLHLANGQKSVHDVVNSLVYVPCKDIFFFISDILPEKSGYSLYNDSKSHVEHYTEMFDIHLSYPDQPLLKAKQLFVLDNLLRKKKHSEEWREKEEHFIELPPEICQLKVIGFSKDIGSSLSLLPSILHRLESFLVAIELKEKLVASFPEGAEVTAERILEALTTERCYEHFSLERLEVLGDAFLKFAVGRHLFLKHDALDEGQLTRKRSNIVNNSNLLKLATRNNLQVYIRDQSFEADQFFAFGRSCSISCNKETEKTIHPRSYDKKNSANAEVRCNKCHHWLHNKTVADVVEALVGAFIVDSGFKAATAFLNWLGIEVDFMRSEIDNICSASKAFLPLADQMDVNALEDLLGYKFAHKGLLIQAFVHPSFNNHLGGCYQRLEFLGDAVLDYLITSYLYSVYPNLKPGQLTDLRSVSVNNISFADVAGRWSFHKFIICDSSVLRETMTKYVNNIGSSATGKGRIEEKTCPKALGDLVESCMGAVFLDTGFDLNHVWKIMLSLLDPIISFSKLQMNPLRELHELCQSYNWEVQFSSSKRDGKFIVEAKVDEGKVCATASATNISGKVARRMAARQLSECLKAQGYKSKTKSLEEVLRKSKKMEAELIGYDEKPCYGTAEFGGLKLLENSQSDHDVKVYALSETSTSKSRTIPKPIRDRPFAHEASEFHNIKSNDYIIDSPDIHLTNGCDADPQGTGASLTVSAKSRLYEICAANCWKPPLFECWKETGPSHIKEFIFKIVMEIEELPNQIFEFYGEPRMRKKDAAEHAAQGALWYLKQEGYIWDKKLDR
- the LOC105162381 gene encoding dicer-like protein 4 isoform X3 — its product is MGRFTVLPFSKASYIFLKGDYYENTELVEAEESCTDGNLCNKYLHQAASVLATDCMGDGMEADLSCVDVLKEPYFSRKLLRLIGILSSFRLQPDMKCIIFVNRIVTARSLSYILRNLKFLNSWKCGFLVGVHAGLVSRKSTNIILEKFRSGELNLLVATKVGEEGLDIQTCCLVIRFDLPETVSSFIQSRGRARMPQSEYAFLVNRGNLRELNLIEHFKKDEAQMNEEISLRKSHTPITDFEEITYKVDNTGATISSILSISLLHRYCSQLPHDEYFNPKPQFFYYDDADGMVCNIILPANAPIHQIVSSPQPSTEAAKKDACLKACKALHEVGALTDYLLPEQDDKYDESSEELCDSDGTDEDESRAELHEMLVPAALRKPWREVENSTYFYSYYIKFCPNPVDRAYRRFGLFMKEPLPEEAGKMKVDLCLARGRMVMTQLIPSGTARFDKDEIAAAEMFQKMFLKIILDRHQFIPEYVSLENNDVYELSSSTCYLLLPVIQHEDDKISVDWTLVNRCLSSPIFRHPGIGGGDETSQVKNYLHLANGQKSVHDVVNSLVYVPCKDIFFFISDILPEKSGYSLYNDSKSHVEHYTEMFDIHLSYPDQPLLKAKQLFVLDNLLRKKKHSEEWREKEEHFIELPPEICQLKVIGFSKDIGSSLSLLPSILHRLESFLVAIELKEKLVASFPEGAEVTAERILEALTTERCYEHFSLERLEVLGDAFLKFAVGRHLFLKHDALDEGQLTRKRSNIVNNSNLLKLATRNNLQVYIRDQSFEADQFFAFGRSCSISCNKETEKTIHPRSYDKKNSANAEVRCNKCHHWLHNKTVADVVEALVGAFIVDSGFKAATAFLNWLGIEVDFMRSEIDNICSASKAFLPLADQMDVNALEDLLGYKFAHKGLLIQAFVHPSFNNHLGGCYQRLEFLGDAVLDYLITSYLYSVYPNLKPGQLTDLRSVSVNNISFADVAGRWSFHKFIICDSSVLRETMTKYVNNIGSSATGKGRIEEKTCPKALGDLVESCMGAVFLDTGFDLNHVWKIMLSLLDPIISFSKLQMNPLRELHELCQSYNWEVQFSSSKRDGKFIVEAKVDEGKVCATASATNISGKVARRMAARQLSECLKAQGYKSKTKSLEEVLRKSKKMEAELIGYDEKPCYGTAEFGGLKLLENSQSDHDVKVYALSETSTSKSRTIPKPIRDRPFAHEASEFHNIKSNDYIIDSPDIHLTNGCDADPQGTGASLTVSAKSRLYEICAANCWKPPLFECWKETGPSHIKEFIFKIVMEIEELPNQIFEFYGEPRMRKKDAAEHAAQGALWYLKQEGYIWDKKLDR